The following are encoded in a window of Dictyostelium discoideum AX4 chromosome 6 chromosome, whole genome shotgun sequence genomic DNA:
- a CDS encoding CHR group protein (Similar to CHRomatin Organization MOdifier), whose translation MTVSKKSKTIAKKDNNMKDDDTIMNEELNNNSNSNNNNNNNNNNNKNTSTNSTTASTTTKPKSQSDSPPLSNSLMTRSRSKQSPQISSANSSNNNNNNTTTPANNNGKSNKNNNNNIATSKRPPTRSKSGIINNSSSNNNNNNNNNNNNNNEEEEEGKTEELQDEYTLESSDDDDTSKKSNNDEKPLPQPPVNKNKPNKKLKNDNEGENEEDEEEEEEEEEEEEEEEEEEDIYIENVRDVIKSDDDQSFGDSSADEKKPNNSVAKKAPNNTMTIKATRSTSRTRGGTTAQSTPPPPPPSRTRGGKKAAHIKNNIESEESSEEEEEEEEEEDEEVQASSSSSSSRRGVRQINATTAKKPPASKSKSQPSPPTSNSLNGKRRRTPLNKIESESEESDESSDEYETPITTSKSKVPIKKGGSKKAAASPTTTKLDKSKSNISSSSSSSNSNNKKKQLGVTKSRVPLKGKGKIKNSSSEDEDDDDDDSDEQNFDESDDFASENSSEEQASDDEYYMSEDDPLDQIEIPIADDDELRVQKVLTQRLFKKKFLSLPYSLLDFIKLQPQFVPPSLSIASPPPTTTSTPTPTPNTTTNTSPSLTSIISSESTNTTTTTTTTTPVDKKDEQMKDTESTTTTTTTTTKNTESTSTDKVKDEEMTDINSKTKETIIKTETTIKEQDGPKETVAVATTKTTTTVKDDDKMKVDESSTTKTATEVSNEATEVSNEATSAAAATTTTPPQPPITEEIRFLALFKNKSYRSVRWVTEKVIEKEKESPTLIKLLKTVRNTPPPAIKNESEANPFNYFSPDCTVIEKILAKKETKAGKSKKMTTFYLCKWKTLPHEKSTWEDENILITEEDQAAIKQFNANQLLLDQPKKYVNRPTKLPIFNNELVPKFQDNLSLKEFQVEGFLWLSYCWYHCRSSLLADEMGLGKTIQSIAFLQYLSQSVGIKGPFLVVAPLSTLGNWHKEILKWTKMKTLVFYGSQETRGFISKYEFKHKDTYLFEVLLTTYETIMSDHSSFVRVPWRALILDEGHRIKNDKSKVLSKLKSIKTEHSIILTGTPLQNDMKELWTMLNFLDPDKFNSCQEFLDEYSDLKEESQVSKLHQLLSPYLLRRMKEDVELSIPIKEETVIQVELSSTQKTYYRAILERNREFLSRGIKQKTNLPKLSNIMIQIRKVCNHPFLIPGAEESIVKQEKIAGDEELGELLVKSSSKLVLVDKLLQRLKAEGHQVLIFSQMVESLNILEDYLQYREYTYERLDGSIKSEVRQASIDRFQDKGANRFVFLLSTRAGGVGINLTTADTVILFDSDWNPQSDLQAQARCHRIGQTNNVKVYRLITRNTYEEYLFECATKKLLLDHIVLSTNKDKKQTNTTPISTTTSSSSTTTASSSSNVDSPSPGDTPSNSNPFKVSAGDAPLVEDPNTPSQISQMLKYGAAYLFAETTDEANKQDKIMINEDIDKILERSTTIQFDEKNSKPSSLSGFSKATFASSETDMNVDMNDENFWEKVLPDYKTVKQLEEKLASGSALQSEESRAIFVQDILDLAQTKKDDVVDSVSIEFIGDLVKLIMRVEFNTRFTLEEREKLQQTKLLLEKPRTRKRVIPEVIQSQQHHHSDNKKKKQSNNILLADSDSSSDGGGGSDTDFILPDDGDSYESDDQHVETLDNTVNSLSNPPLKQRKSEKKSQFSGSLSGIGGQSSNKLGGGNQSSSSGGGSSGQSTNAQSIINASWNKSQKDKFKSILLKVGFHRWKKIQSELATQSVLKSPGEIQSVSESFLEVGLKQQGSIIKDFYDSLLDDTSTYNFHKMGFNTENKIILNDASKLNAAAASASSSSDKPTPPPIKRFHVKRTFNANGLFCAQQLTIRWNIEEPKSNDKETQIKVEEKEKSTESKSSSNDEKDVCEKVEKGEKEISSDKVDENKEKVENNEKVNVDEKSKDNEKSNDSEKSKDNEKSKDDEKSKDDEKSKDDEKSQDDEKSKDDEKSKDDEKSKLEENQDESTPMEVDKESKSTSSSEKQSIEIKEEKESEKKPQDNDNATENGVKSPSTTNTDSKLTSPSTATTTTTTTTTTTPTTTTATTVKPLSLKNPCKESAYYLVIVNEDFGSQQILRTYPMSDVNQGSTDVCLPGFANKYEFRVIHSNPSNNSFSFVSEPLKFTLTSNLIWHQADFPSFSTRVQTVLTRLVQMRAIKQLVTKYGKQLTNLSIPYISRGPIPTWTQENDKSLLVGVYKHGYGKYPEIFFDPELDLLSNVKRGQPNTFSPNPTSNNDQNNNNNNNNSNQNNTDNIDSDSGNNNNQNSSTNQQQQQQQSEKIPSSESLRRRIQKVTDQILKKEHSDMIMKQHMAQQKLHQLQLQQQMKEQKEKEFQQQQNQPNQQNQPGQQNQQTQHGHSGSHKQKYSNDYFDDFVSRSDFSGGDISDVEIDDYIKSKKMKHSHNSSNNNSNNNNNSNSNNNNNNNNSNNNNNSTSNSGYNSGNNNNYSNNSSNNNNNNNNNSFFGNNNSNNNNPFFGNNNNNNNKLPSLDRMINKNDNSSHRHHSSSKHSKSQSSNQSSKPFSNSSSSSSNNNNNYNNNINNNNNNNNNNNNNTNSNILQIRLQWENRIYPISIPISSTMESLKRLFIVKAGIQSVVSNTGEDANNILRFYYDGQVVPMGVKVVDYIRDDPRITAVWESKWKTIQVKGFEFESVLMNVQDDTLLEDIVKAYFINSHPPYDIKNLRIEVNGKVLPLNSDIGTNKIKNESYLLIVPSQDIIRVFVTPSWGAEKETYALHKQTTMLSKLMDSFLKKHSLQPKQIDFYIPRLNCSLSGDKNPSQMGIENETEITAILLLVRVDASYNGTTVPYFLSTTTSFESLFHRFCEKVKIDRKSTIFSYEGKRLLNEQTPEGIYMKPHASITVINHGSNNNNNNNNINNNMMGSGIGSPSISTSPQQRQPNLPLSPSHHQQSQQHHQQQPLSPQRQQIPKSTQQKSHQQHHQQQQQQQQQNHHHHHQSPQQHQLPSIIEVEVKLVGQDAGSFIKMHTQNPFPLDILMDKFCQEHNLIKSRTLFTYKGQKLNPNDTLATINLQDQDIIQCHLLK comes from the exons ATGACTGTTTCAAAG AAATCAAAAACTATTGCAAAAAAggataataatatgaaaGATGATGATACAATTATGaatgaagaattaaataataatagtaatagtaataataataataataataataataataataataaaaacacatCTACAAATAGTACTACTGCATCAACGACAACAAAGCCGAAAAGTCAATCAGACTCACCACcactttcaaattcattaatgACAAGATCAAGATCAAAACAATCTCCACAAATTTCATCAGCAAACTCAtcaaacaataacaataataatacaacaacaccagccaataataatggtaaatcaaataaaaacaacaacaataatatagCAACATCAAAAAGACCACCAACTAGAAGTAAGAGtggtattattaataatagtagtagtaacaacaacaacaacaataataataataataataataacaatgaagaagaggaagaaggtAAAACTGAAGAGTTACAAGATGAATATACATTGGAATCCAGTGACGATGACGATACTAGTAAAAAAAgcaataatgatgaaaaaccattaccacaaccacctgtaaataaaaacaaaccaaataaaaagttaaaaaacgATAATGAAGGAGAAAATGAGGAAGATGAagaggaggaagaagaagaggaggaggaagaagaggaggaggaagaagaggaggatatatatatagaaaaTGTACGTGACGTTATAAAGAGTGACGATGATCAATCATTTGGAGATTCATCAGCTGATGAAAAGAAACCCAATAATTCAGTGGCAAAAAAAGCACCAAATAATACAATGACAATCAAAGCTACAAGATCAACATCAAGAACTAGAGGTGGTACCACAGCACAATCAACTCCACCACCTCCCCCACCATCAAGAACAAGAGGTGGTAAGAAAGCAGCACacattaaaaacaatatagAATCTGAAGAGTCCtcagaagaagaagaagaagaagaggaggaGGAGGATGAAGAAGTTCAagcatcatcatcttcttcttcttcaagaAGAGGTGTTAGACAAATTAATGCAACAACAGCAAAAAAACCACCAGCCTCTAAATCGAAAAGTCAACCTTCACCACCAACCAGTAATAGTTTAAATGGAAAACGAAGAAGAACTCcactaaataaaattgaatcgGAATCGGAAGAATCAGATGAAAGTTCAGATGAATATGAAACACCAATAACCACTTCAAAAAGTAAagtaccaattaaaaaaggagGTAGTAAGAAAGCGGCAgcatcaccaacaacaacaaaacttGATAAAAGTAAGAGCAACAtcagtagtagtagtagtagtagtaatagtaataataagaaaaaacAACTTGGAGTAACGAAATCAAGGGTACCATTGAAAGGAAAAGGAAAAATCAAGAATTCATCATCCGAAGATGAGGACGACGACGATGATGATTCTGATGAACAAAACTTTGACGAAAGTGATGATTTTGCAAGTGAAAATAGTTCAGAGGAACAAGCATCAGATGATGAATACTATATGAGTGAAGACGATCCTTTGGATCAAATTGAAATCCCGATCgcggatgatgatgaattaagGGTTCAAAAGGTTTTAACACAAAGGTTATTTAAGAAAAAGTTTTTATCTCTTCCATATTCACTTTTAGATTTCATAAAATTACAACCTCAATTTGTACCACCTTCTTTATCAATAGcctcaccaccaccaactacAACTTCAACTCCAACTCCAACACCAAATACAACTACAAATACTTCACCAAGTTTAACTTCAATTATATCATCAGAGTCAactaatactactactaccaccaccaccaccacaccagttgataaaaaagatgaacAAATGAAAGATACTGAATctacaaccaccaccactactacaactactaaAAATACAGAGTCAACTTCTACCGATAAAGTAAAAGACGAAGAAATGACTGATATCAATTCTAAAACAAAAGagactattattaaaactgaAACCACAATTAAAGAACAAGATGGACCAAAAGAAACTGTAGCAGTAGCCACAACaaaaactacaacaactgtaaaagatgatgataaaatgAAAGTTGATGAATCATCTACAACTAAAACAGCAACAGAGGTTTCAAATGAAGCAACAGAGGTTTCAAATGAAGCAACAtcagcagcagcagcaacaacaacaacaccaccacaaccaccaatTACAGAAGAGATTAGATTTTTagcattatttaaaaataaatcatataGAAGTGTAAGATGGGTAACAGAAAAAgttattgaaaaagaaaaagagagtCCAACATTAATAAAGTTATTGAAAACCGTTAGAAATACACCACCACCAGCAATAAAGAATGAATCAGAAGCCAATCCATTCAATTATTTCTCACCAGATTGCACAGTGATTGAAAAGATTTTAGCAAAGAAAGAGACTAAAGCAGGTAAATCCAAAAAGATGACAACATTTTATCTCTGCAAATGGAAAACACTACCCCATGAAAAGAGTACATGGGAggatgaaaatattttaatcacCGAAGAGGATCAAGCAGCAATTAAACAATTCAATGCCAATCAGTTACTTTTGGATCAACCAAAGAAATATGTTAATCGTCCAACTAAATTACCCATTTTCAACAATGAATTGGTACCAAAATTCCAAGATAACCTCTCATTAAAGGAGTTCCAAGTTGAGGGTTTCCTATGGCTTAGTTATTGTTGGTATCATTGTAGATCCTCTTTGTTGGCTGATGAAATGGGTCTGGGTAAAACCATTCAATCCATTGCTTTCCTTCAATACCTTAGTCAATCTGTAGGTATTAAAGGTCCATTTTTGGTGGTTGCACCACTTTCAACCCTTGGTAATTGGCATAAAGAAATCTTAAAATGGACAAAAATGAAAACTCTTGTATTTTATGGTTCTCAAGAAACTCGTGGTTTCATTTCAAAATATGAATTTAAACATAAAGATACCTATCTCTTTGAAGTACTCTTAACAACCTATGAAACTATTATGTCTGATCATTCTTCATTCGTTAGAGTACCTTGGAGAGCTTTAATTTTAGATGAAGGTCATcgtattaaaaatgataaatccaAAGTTTTaagtaaattaaaatcaattaaa actgaacattcaattattttaacaGGTACACCATTACAAAATGATATGAAAGAACTTTGGACAATGTTAAACTTTTTAGATCcagataaatttaatagttgTCAAGAATTTTTAGATGAATATAGTGATTTGAAAGAAGAGTCACAAGTTTCAAAACTTCATCAATTATTATCACCCTATTTATTAAGAAGAATGAAAGAGGATGTAGAGTTATCAATTCCAATTAAAGAGGAGACAGTTATACAGGTTGAATTATCATCAACACAAAAAACCTATTATAGAGCCATTTTAGAGAGAAATAGAGAATTTCTTTCAAGAggtattaaacaaaaaaccaatttaccaaaactttcaaatattatGATTCAAATTAGAAAGGTTTGTAATCATCCATTCTTAATCCCAGGCGCAGAAGAATCAATAGTTAAACAAGAAAAGATTGCAGGTGATGAGGAATTGGGTGAACTTTTAGTTAAATCAAGTAGTAAATTGGTGTTGGTCGATAAGTTGCTTCAAAGATTGAAAGCAGAGGGTCATCAAGTGTTAATCTTTAGTCAAATGGTTGAATCTTTGAATATTTTAGAGGACTATTTACAATATCGTGAATATACCTACGAGAGATTGGATGGTTCTATAAAATCAGAAGTTCGTCAAGCTAGTATTGATCGTTTCCAAGATAAAGGTGCCAATAGATTCGTTTTCCTTTTATCAACAAGAGCAGGTGGTGTTGGTATCAATTTAACAACAGCCGATACCGTTATTCTTTTCGATAGTGATTGGAATCCACAATCAGATTTACAAGCTCAAGCTAGATGTCATCGTATTGGTCAAACGAATAATGTTAAAGTTTATCGTCTCATCACTAGAAATACCTATGAAGAGTATTTATTTGAATGTGCTActaaaaagttattattgGATCATATTGTATTAAGTACCAATAAAGATAAGAAACAAACCAATACTACTCCTATTTCTACTACcacttcatcatcttctacTACCACCGCCTCCTCCTCATCAAATGTTGATTCACCATCACCAGGTGATACACCTTCCAATTCAAATCCATTCAAAGTTTCTGCTGGTGATGCACCATTGGTAGAGGACCCAAATACACCAAGTCAAATTAGTCAAATGTTAAAGTATGGTGCTGCTTATCTTTTCGCCGAAACAACTGATGAAGCAAATAAACAAGATAAAATCATGATCAATGAAGATATCGATAAGATTTTAGAACGTTCAACCACCATTCAATTTGATGAAAAGAATAGTAAACCTTCAAGTTTATCCGGTTTTTCAAAGGCTACATTTGCTTCAAGTGAAACCGATATGAATGTGGATATGAATGATGAAAACTTTTGGGAAAAGGTTTTACCAGACTATAAGACCGTTAAACAACTTGAAGAAAAACTTGCAAGTGGTTCAGCTCTTCAATCCGAAGAATCTCGTGCCATTTTTGTTCAAGATATTCTAGATTTAGCTCAAACCAAAAAGGATGATGTTGTCGATAGTGTTTCAATCGAATTTATTGGTGATTTGGTTAAATTGATTATGCGTGTAGAGTTTAATACAAGGTTTACACTTGAAGAACGTGAAAAACTTCAACAAACTAAATTACTCTTGGAGAAACCAAGAACTAGAAAACGTGTCATTCCAGAGGTTATTCAAAGtcaacaacatcaccattccgataataaaaagaagaaacAATCAAACAATATTCTATTGGCTGATTCCGATAGTAGtagtgatggtggtggtggtagtgataCTGATTTCATCTTACCAGATGATGGTGATTCCTATGAATCTGATGATCAACACGTTGAAACATTGGATAATACTGTAAACTCTCTTTCAAACCCACCATTGAAACAAAGAAAAAGTGAAAAGAAATCACAATTCTCTGGTTCATTGAGTGGTATTGGTGGTCaatcttcaaataaattGGGTGGTGGTAATCAATCTTCATCCAGTGgcggtggtagtagtggtcaATCTACAAATGCTCAATCGATTATCAATGCCTCTTGGAATAAATctcaaaaagataaattcaaatcaattcTACTTAAAGTTGGTTTCCATCGTTGGAAGAAAATTCAATCAGAATTGGCAACTCAATCAGTTTTAAAATCACCAGGTGAAATACAATCAGTCTCTGAATCATTCTTGGAGGTTGGTTTAAAACAACAAGGTTCAATCATTAAAGATTTTTATGATTCTTTATTGGATGATACTTCAACTTATAATTTCCATAAAATGGGTTTCAATactgaaaataaaatcattctCAATGATGCATCCAAATTAAATGCCGCTGCCGCTTCAGCCTCTTCCTCTTCTGATAAACCAACTCCACCTCCAATTAAAAGATTCCACGTTAAGAGAACCTTTAATGCAAATGGTTTATTCTGTGCTCAACAATTAACAATTAGATGGAATATTGAAGAACCAAAATCTAATGATAAAGAAACTCAAATAAAAGTTGAAGAAAAGGAAAAATCAACtgaatcaaaatcatcatctaATGACGAAAAAGATGTTTgtgaaaaagttgaaaaaggtgaaaaagaaatttcaagTGATAAggttgatgaaaataaagaaaaagttgaaaataatgaaaaggTTAATGTTGATGAAAAATCcaaagataatgaaaaatctAATGATagtgaaaaatcaaaagataatgaaaaatctAAAGATGACGAAAAATctaaagatgatgaaaaatcaaaagatgaCGAAAAATCACAAGATGATGAGAAATctaaagatgatgaaaaatcTAAGGatgatgaaaaatcaaaattagaAGAGAATCAAG ATGAATCCACTCCAATGGAAGTTGATAAAGAATCTAAATCTACTTCCTCAAGTGAAAAACAATCTATAGAGATAAAAGAAGAGAAAGAATCTGAAAAGAAACCTcaagataatgataatgccACAGAAAATGGAGTTAAATCACCATCTACAACTAATACTGATTCAAAGTTAACTTCACCTTCTACAGCAACCacaactactaccactaccactacaacaacacctactactactactgcgACAACAGTTaaaccattatcattaaagAATCCATGTAAAGAATCTGCTTATTATTTAGTAATTGTAAACGAAGATTTTGGTAGTCAACAAATCCTTAGAACCTATCCAATGAGCGATGTAAATCAAGGCTCTACAGATGTTTGTTTACCAGGTTTTGCAAATAAATACGAGTTTAGAGTTATTCATTCAAATCCATCCAATAACTCTTTCTCCTTTGTTAGTGAACCACTCAAATTTACATTAACAAGTAATTTAATTTGGCATCAAGCTGATTTCCCTTCATTCTCAACTAGAGTTCAAACTGTATTGACTCGTTTAGTTCAAATGAGAGCAATTAAACAATTGGTAACCAAATATGGTAAACAATTAACTAATCTCTCCATCCCATACATTTCAAGAGGTCCTATTCCAACATGGACTCAAGAAAATGATAAGAGTTTATTAGTTGGTGTCTATAAACATGGTTATGGAAAATATCCTGAAATTTTCTTTGATCCTGAATTAGATTTACTCTCAAATGTAAAGAGAGGTCAACCAAATACTTTTTCACCAAATCCAACTAGTAATAatgatcaaaataataataataataataataatagcaatcaaaacaatactgataatattgatagtGATAgcggtaataataataatcaaaactCTTCAactaatcaacaacaacagcaacagcaatcTGAAAAGATTCCATCATCCGAATCATTAAGAAGAAGAATCCAAAAGGTTACTGATCAAATCTTGAAAAAAGAACATAGTGATATGATCATGAAACAACATATGGCTCAACAAAAACTACATCAattacaactacaacaacaaatgaaagaacaaaaagaaaaagaatttcaacaacaacaaaaccaaccaaaccaacaaaatcaaccaggtcaacaaaatcaacaaactCAACATGGTCATAGTGGTAGTCATAAACAAAAATACTCAAATGATTACTTTGACGATTTCGTTAGTAGATCAGATTTTAGTGGTGGTGATATTTCCGATGTGGAAATTGATgattatattaaatcaaagaaaatgaaacatTCTCATAAtagttcaaataataatagtaataataacaataatagtaatagtaataataataataacaataataatagtaataataataataacagtacTAGTAATAGTGGCTACAATAgcggtaataataataactatagcaacaatagtagtaataataataacaataacaataataattcattctttggtaataacaatagtaataacaataacccattctttggtaataataacaataataataataaattaccatcATTAGATAGAATGATAAATAAGAATGATAATAGTTCACATAGACATCATTCATCTTCAAAACACAGTAAAAGTCAATCTTCAAATCAAAGTTCAAAACCATTTAgcaatagtagtagtagtagtagtaataataataacaattataataataatattaataataataataacaataataacaataataataataatacaaatagtaatatattACAAATTAGATTACAATGGGAAAATAGAATTTATCCAATTTCAATACCAATTTCATCAACAATGGAATCATTAAAGAGATTGTTTATTGTTAAAGCTGGTATTCAATCAGTTGTTTCAAATACAGGTGAAGATGCAAATAATATTCTTAGATTCTATTATGATGGTCAAGTTGTGCCAATGGGTGTTAAAGTTGTTGATTATATTAGAGATGATCCTCGTATTACTGCAGTTTGGGAATCTAAATGGAAGACTATTCAAGTTAAAggttttgaatttgaaagtgTTTTAATGAATGTTCAAGATGATACATTATTGGAAGATATTGTCAAGGCATACTTTATCAATTCTCATCCACCTTATGACATAAAGAATCTTAGAATTGAAGTAAATGGTAAAGTATTGCCATTAAACTCTGATATTGGTACCAACaagattaaaaatgaatcatACCTATTGATTGTTCCATCACAAGATATTATTCGTGTTTTCGTTACACCATCTTGGGGTGCTGAAAAAGAAACCTATGCACTTCataaacaaacaacaatGCTCTCAAAATTAATGGATTCTTTCTTGAAAAAACATTCATTACAACCAAAACAAATCGATTTCTATATACCACGTTTAAATTGTTCCCTCTCTGGTGATAAAAACCCTTCACAAATGGGTATTGAAAACGAAACAGAGATTACAGCTATCCTTTTATTGGTACGTGTCGATGCATCTTACAATGGTACTACAGTTCCTTACTTTTTAAGTACAACCACTTCTTTTGAATCATTATTCCATCGTTTCTgtgaaaaagttaaaattgaTAGGAAATCTACAATTTTCTCTTATGAAGGTAAACGtttattaaatgaacaaACTCCTGAAGGTATTTATATGAAACCTCATGCAAGTATTACTGTAATTAATCATGGTtctaataacaataacaataataataatattaataataatatgatggGTAGTGGTATTGGATCACCATCAATTTCAACATCACCTCAACAACGTCAACCAAATCTTCCATTATCTCCTtctcatcatcaacaatcacaacagcatcaccaacaacaaccattaTCTCCACAACGTCAACAAATTCCAAAATCAACACAACAAAAAtctcatcaacaacatcatcaacaacaacaacagcaacaacaacaaaatcatcaccatcatcatcaatcaccacaacaacaccaattaCCAAGTATTATCGAAGTTGAGGTTAAATTAGTAGGTCAAGATGCTGgtagttttattaaaatgcACACCCAAAATCCATTCCCACTCGATATCTTAATGGATAAATTTTGTCAAGAACATAACCTCATTAAAAGCCGTACTCTTTTCACTTACAAAggtcaaaaattaaatccaaatGATACTCTTGCAACAATAAATTTACAAGATCAAGATATTATTCAATGTCAtttgttaaaataa
- the trxC gene encoding hypothetical protein → MSKVIHVTSNEELDKYLQHQRVVVDFSAEWCGPCRAIAPVFDKLSNEFTTFTFVHVDIDKVNTHPIVKEIRSVPTFYFYVNGAKVSEFSGANEATLRSTLEANI, encoded by the exons atgtccAAAGTAATTCATGTTACATCTAATGAAGAATTAGATAAATATTTGCAACATCAAAGAGTAGTTGTTGACTTTAGTGCTGAATGGT GTG gT cCATGTAGAGCAATAGCTCCGGTATTTGACAAGCTTTCAAACGAATTTACAACATTTACATTCGTTCATGTTGACATTGATAAAGTAAATACTCATCCAATagtaaaagaaattagaagTGTTCCTACATTCTATTTTTACGTAAATGGAGCTAAAGTATCAGAATTCA gtgGTGCCAATGAAGCAACTCTAAGAAGTACTCTAGAAGCAAAcatataa